A window from Thermanaerothrix sp. encodes these proteins:
- a CDS encoding NADH-quinone oxidoreductase subunit NuoF, giving the protein MAVKMHILVCGGTGCISSQSDVLAQALKDALAAKGLQDEVKVVLSGCFGFCEQGPIVKVAPDNTFYVKVTPEDAEEIVAEHILKGRKVTRLLYKDPKTSSQVSDSKHMDFYKKQMRIALRNCGFIDPENINEYIARDGYEALGKVLTTMKPEDVVAEVKKSGLRGRGGGGFPTGLKWEIASRFKADQKYVICNADEGDPGAFMDRSILEGDPHSVIEAMAICGYAIGASKGMVYIRAEYPLAVQRLRKAIEDAREVGLLGDNILGTDFSFDVELRYGAGAFVCGEETALIQSLEGNRGEPVSKPPFPAERGFWGKPSNVNNVETFACVPPIILKGSDWFSSIGTERSKGTKVFALAGKVNNVGLVEVPMGITLREVIYDIGGGIRDGRKFKAVQTGGPSGGCLAEKHLDTPIDFDNLLEAGSMMGSGGMIVMDEDNCMVSVAKFYLEFTVEESCGKCTPCRVGNKRMLEILEKITRGQATEKDLARLKELALIIKDTALCGLGQTAPNPVLSTMDNFYDEYLAHVVDKRCPAGKCKDLVRYVIEPEKCKGCTLCAKVCPADAITGKVREPHVIDQDKCVKCGACYSACKFGAISRS; this is encoded by the coding sequence ATGGCTGTTAAGATGCACATACTGGTGTGCGGCGGCACCGGCTGCATATCCTCTCAGAGCGACGTCCTGGCCCAGGCGTTGAAGGACGCCTTGGCCGCCAAGGGGCTGCAGGACGAGGTTAAGGTGGTGCTGTCGGGCTGCTTCGGCTTCTGTGAGCAGGGGCCCATAGTGAAGGTGGCTCCGGACAACACCTTCTACGTGAAGGTGACCCCGGAGGACGCGGAGGAGATAGTGGCGGAGCACATCCTGAAGGGCCGCAAGGTGACCCGGCTGCTCTACAAGGATCCCAAGACCTCCAGCCAGGTTTCCGACTCCAAGCACATGGACTTCTACAAGAAGCAGATGCGCATAGCCCTGCGCAACTGCGGCTTCATCGACCCGGAGAACATAAACGAGTACATCGCCCGGGACGGCTACGAGGCCCTGGGGAAGGTGCTCACCACCATGAAGCCCGAGGACGTGGTGGCGGAGGTCAAGAAGTCTGGCCTTAGGGGCCGCGGCGGTGGCGGGTTCCCCACGGGGCTCAAGTGGGAGATCGCCAGCCGTTTCAAGGCGGACCAGAAGTACGTTATCTGCAACGCCGACGAAGGCGACCCCGGGGCCTTCATGGACCGTTCCATCCTGGAGGGAGACCCCCATTCGGTCATCGAGGCCATGGCCATATGCGGCTACGCCATAGGGGCCAGCAAGGGCATGGTCTACATAAGGGCGGAGTACCCGCTGGCGGTTCAGCGGCTTAGGAAGGCCATAGAGGACGCCCGGGAGGTGGGGCTTCTGGGGGACAACATCCTGGGCACCGACTTCAGCTTTGACGTGGAGCTTCGTTACGGCGCCGGGGCCTTCGTGTGCGGCGAGGAGACCGCCCTCATCCAGTCCCTGGAGGGCAACCGCGGTGAGCCCGTCAGCAAGCCTCCGTTCCCGGCGGAGAGGGGCTTCTGGGGCAAGCCTTCCAACGTGAACAACGTGGAGACCTTCGCCTGCGTGCCCCCCATAATCCTCAAGGGCTCCGACTGGTTCTCCTCCATCGGCACCGAGCGCTCCAAGGGCACCAAGGTCTTCGCCCTGGCGGGCAAGGTGAACAACGTGGGCCTGGTGGAGGTGCCCATGGGCATCACCCTGAGGGAGGTCATCTACGACATCGGCGGCGGCATAAGGGACGGCCGCAAGTTCAAGGCGGTCCAGACCGGAGGCCCCTCCGGCGGCTGCCTTGCGGAGAAGCACCTTGACACCCCCATAGACTTCGACAACCTGCTTGAAGCGGGCTCCATGATGGGTTCCGGCGGCATGATAGTCATGGACGAGGACAACTGCATGGTGTCGGTGGCCAAGTTCTACCTGGAGTTCACCGTGGAGGAGTCCTGCGGCAAGTGCACCCCCTGCCGGGTGGGCAACAAGAGGATGCTGGAGATCCTGGAGAAGATCACCCGGGGGCAGGCCACCGAGAAGGACCTGGCCCGTCTCAAGGAGCTGGCCCTCATAATCAAGGACACCGCCCTCTGCGGCCTTGGGCAGACCGCGCCCAACCCGGTGCTTTCCACCATGGACAACTTCTACGACGAGTACCTGGCCCACGTGGTGGACAAGCGTTGCCCCGCCGGCAAGTGCAAGGACCTGGTGCGGTACGTCATAGAGCCCGAGAAGTGCAAGGGCTGCACGCTGTGCGCTAAGGTGTGCCCCGCGGACGCCATAACCGGCAAGGTGCGGGAGCCCCATGTGATAGACCAGGACAAGTGCGTGAAGTGCGGCGCCTGCTACAGCGCCTGCAAGTTCGGCGCCATCTCGCGTAGCTAG
- a CDS encoding (2Fe-2S) ferredoxin domain-containing protein, whose amino-acid sequence MSNKIKSLEELRKIKQQVQEGTEIREKGQNIENMIEVKVSMATCGIASGAREVMAEMIEEAKKRGLNNVVFTQCGCMGFCHSEPTIMIARPGEEPVIYGNVKGTDRIREIFDHVIEKGEMVDGLIPTSYRTSHE is encoded by the coding sequence ATGTCTAACAAGATAAAGTCCCTGGAGGAGCTCCGCAAGATAAAGCAGCAGGTTCAGGAGGGCACGGAGATCCGGGAGAAGGGGCAGAACATCGAGAACATGATAGAGGTCAAGGTCAGCATGGCCACCTGCGGGATAGCCTCCGGCGCCCGGGAGGTCATGGCGGAGATGATAGAGGAGGCCAAGAAGCGGGGCCTTAACAACGTGGTGTTCACCCAGTGCGGGTGCATGGGCTTCTGCCACAGCGAGCCCACCATCATGATAGCCCGTCCCGGCGAGGAGCCGGTCATATACGGCAACGTCAAGGGCACGGACCGCATAAGGGAGATCTTCGATCACGTGATAGAGAAGGGCGAGATGGTGGACGGCTTGATCCCCACCAGCTACCGCACCTCCCACGAGTAA
- a CDS encoding NAD(P)H-dependent oxidoreductase subunit E: MSCCCCDKESGQQFRELEEFIDKLPSKKGELITVLHKAQEIFGYLPEEVQAFVARKLDIPLAKVYGVVTFYSFFTMEPKGKVAVSVCMGTACYVRGAEEVLHELEKAMGVKVGKVSEDGYFSLDTLRCVGACGLAPVVIVNGKVFGRVTPADVPGIVDQYRPAVSQEVNTCNV, encoded by the coding sequence ATGAGTTGCTGTTGCTGCGACAAGGAGAGTGGGCAGCAGTTTCGGGAGCTTGAGGAGTTCATAGATAAGCTCCCGAGCAAGAAGGGGGAGCTGATAACGGTTCTCCACAAGGCCCAGGAGATCTTCGGTTACCTTCCGGAGGAGGTCCAGGCCTTTGTGGCCCGGAAGTTGGACATCCCCTTGGCGAAGGTCTACGGGGTGGTGACGTTCTACTCTTTCTTCACCATGGAGCCCAAGGGCAAGGTGGCGGTGTCGGTGTGCATGGGCACCGCGTGTTACGTGAGGGGAGCCGAGGAGGTCCTTCACGAGCTGGAGAAGGCCATGGGGGTCAAGGTGGGCAAGGTCTCCGAGGACGGCTACTTCTCCCTGGACACCCTGCGCTGCGTGGGCGCCTGCGGCCTGGCCCCGGTGGTCATAGTGAACGGCAAGGTCTTTGGCCGGGTGACCCCTGCGGACGTGCCCGGGATAGTGGACCAGTACAGGCCTGCGGTCTCTCAGGAGGTGAATACTTGCAATGTCTAA
- a CDS encoding molybdenum cofactor guanylyltransferase, which translates to MTEEVLGPPIPGALCVLCGGLGSRMGGPKHLAVLGGRPMWERVVLRLRGLFQGVVIGASFGGGGFFPDRLEGTCLKVAEDSAPGLGPLEGLRAVMWASSFEWAFVVGCDMPLVSPSVVRRMWGFADARWDAVLLRLGGYVEPLHGFYRRSCLGPVEEVLRRGGRGMKDFHHAVRVVLLEVGEVGGEEAVRRSIMGANDPLELKAIEKFL; encoded by the coding sequence ATGACTGAGGAGGTTTTAGGGCCCCCCATTCCGGGGGCCCTTTGCGTGCTCTGCGGCGGCTTGGGGTCCCGCATGGGGGGGCCTAAGCACTTGGCGGTCCTTGGGGGGCGCCCCATGTGGGAGCGGGTGGTGCTGAGGCTTCGGGGGCTTTTCCAAGGGGTGGTTATAGGGGCGTCATTTGGTGGAGGGGGTTTTTTCCCGGACCGGCTGGAGGGGACGTGCCTTAAGGTGGCGGAGGATTCCGCCCCGGGTCTTGGGCCGTTGGAGGGGCTCAGGGCGGTTATGTGGGCGTCGTCCTTTGAGTGGGCCTTCGTGGTGGGATGCGACATGCCCTTGGTGTCTCCGTCGGTGGTTCGCCGCATGTGGGGTTTTGCCGATGCCCGCTGGGACGCGGTGCTTCTTCGGCTTGGGGGCTACGTGGAGCCCCTGCACGGGTTCTACCGGAGGAGCTGCTTAGGTCCGGTGGAGGAGGTTTTAAGGCGTGGCGGCAGGGGTATGAAGGATTTCCACCATGCGGTGCGGGTTGTCCTTCTTGAGGTGGGGGAGGTGGGGGGAGAGGAAGCGGTTAGAAGGTCCATCATGGGGGCCAACGACCCCTTGGAGTTGAAGGCCATTGAAAAATTTTTATAG
- a CDS encoding formate/nitrite transporter family protein: MSGPLDMGRKLCDVSVGKCGAPVDRTLVMGFLGGAYIALAGFFYTVVTQDGYGFVGVGLTRFVGGLAFSLGLLLVLAAGAELFTGNCLMPMPLLAGRLPLGGMLRNWCLVYLGNLLGAVGVAFLIRLSGLDSGLVGENALKVAAAKMSLPFSEAFFRGVLCNWLVALAVWMSYGADGVGGKAAAVVLPVTAFVACGFEHSVANMYFLALGLMEVGRTAPHGVDLSVVNLGGYLGNLVPVTLGNAAGASVLVAAAYWKALGDSLRVRDD, encoded by the coding sequence TTGTCCGGCCCTTTGGATATGGGACGGAAGCTGTGCGACGTGTCGGTGGGTAAGTGTGGAGCCCCGGTGGATAGGACGTTGGTGATGGGTTTTCTAGGTGGGGCTTACATAGCCCTTGCGGGTTTCTTCTACACGGTGGTGACCCAGGACGGCTACGGATTTGTTGGGGTGGGGCTTACCCGGTTTGTGGGGGGTCTTGCGTTTTCATTGGGGTTGTTGTTGGTGCTGGCGGCGGGGGCGGAGCTTTTCACCGGTAACTGTCTTATGCCCATGCCCCTTCTGGCGGGAAGGCTTCCGCTGGGTGGTATGTTAAGGAACTGGTGTTTGGTGTACCTTGGCAACCTGCTGGGGGCGGTGGGGGTGGCTTTTTTGATACGGCTTTCGGGCCTTGATTCTGGGTTGGTTGGGGAGAACGCCTTGAAGGTGGCGGCGGCGAAGATGTCCCTTCCCTTTTCGGAGGCCTTCTTCCGGGGTGTTCTTTGCAACTGGCTTGTGGCGTTGGCGGTGTGGATGTCCTACGGGGCCGATGGCGTGGGGGGCAAGGCCGCGGCGGTGGTTCTGCCGGTGACGGCCTTTGTGGCCTGTGGTTTTGAGCACAGCGTGGCCAACATGTACTTCCTGGCACTTGGGCTGATGGAGGTGGGGAGGACGGCCCCCCACGGGGTGGACCTGTCGGTGGTGAACCTTGGGGGGTATCTTGGGAACCTGGTGCCGGTGACCCTTGGGAACGCGGCGGGGGCTTCGGTCCTGGTGGCCGCCGCGTACTGGAAGGCCCTTGGGGATTCGTTGAGGGTCAGGGATGACTGA
- the hydF gene encoding [FeFe] hydrogenase H-cluster maturation GTPase HydF, whose protein sequence is MLDTPKANRLHIAIFGRRNAGKSSLINALTGQDAALVSPMPGTTTDPVFKAMELLPIGPVVFIDTAGIDDDGELGELRVERTMRVMDRTDLALLVVSHPVEDLSMEREWLEGLKGRGIPVVGVCNKVDLGGVDPEALEGELGIRFVPVSARTGMGIESLKEAIQEAVPEGWERDTIVGDLLYPGQTVLMVAPQDIQAPKGRLILPQVQVMRDVLDNRCVGMMVTADELEAALALFAGAGSAPDLVITDSQVFHYVKDKIGGEVPLTSFSILMARYKGDLGTLVEGARRVAELKDGDRVLIAEACTHHPLKGDIGREKLPRIIREMSGAEPTFEVAAGNDFPRDLSGYSLVVHCGGCMLNRKHMMSRIMRARSQGVPMTNYGVLLALKSGILDRAVGMLLHA, encoded by the coding sequence GTGCTGGACACGCCTAAGGCCAACAGGCTTCACATAGCCATATTCGGCAGGAGGAACGCCGGCAAGTCGAGCCTCATAAACGCCCTCACGGGCCAGGACGCGGCCCTGGTCTCTCCCATGCCCGGTACCACCACGGACCCGGTGTTCAAGGCCATGGAGCTGCTTCCAATAGGGCCGGTGGTGTTCATAGACACCGCGGGCATCGACGACGACGGAGAGCTGGGGGAGCTTCGGGTGGAGCGGACCATGCGGGTCATGGACAGGACCGACCTGGCGCTCCTGGTGGTCTCGCACCCCGTGGAAGACCTTTCAATGGAGAGGGAGTGGCTGGAGGGTCTTAAGGGCCGGGGCATCCCGGTGGTGGGGGTATGCAACAAGGTTGACCTCGGGGGTGTGGATCCGGAAGCCCTTGAGGGGGAGCTTGGGATAAGGTTCGTGCCGGTGAGCGCCAGGACCGGAATGGGGATCGAGAGCCTCAAGGAGGCCATTCAGGAGGCGGTGCCGGAGGGATGGGAGCGGGACACCATCGTGGGGGACCTGCTTTATCCTGGGCAGACGGTGCTGATGGTGGCGCCACAGGACATTCAGGCTCCCAAGGGAAGGCTGATACTGCCCCAGGTGCAGGTGATGCGGGACGTGTTGGACAACCGCTGCGTGGGGATGATGGTGACCGCCGATGAGCTGGAGGCGGCGCTGGCCCTTTTCGCCGGGGCGGGCTCCGCTCCGGACCTGGTGATAACCGATTCCCAGGTGTTTCATTACGTAAAGGATAAGATAGGGGGGGAGGTCCCCCTTACGTCCTTCTCCATCCTGATGGCCCGTTACAAGGGGGACCTTGGGACCTTGGTGGAGGGGGCCAGGCGGGTTGCGGAGCTCAAGGACGGGGACCGGGTTCTTATCGCCGAGGCGTGCACCCACCATCCGCTTAAGGGGGACATAGGCAGGGAGAAGCTCCCCCGGATAATCCGGGAGATGAGCGGCGCGGAGCCCACCTTTGAGGTGGCGGCGGGGAACGACTTCCCAAGGGATCTTTCCGGTTACTCCCTGGTGGTGCACTGCGGGGGGTGCATGCTGAACCGCAAGCACATGATGAGCCGCATCATGAGGGCCCGTTCCCAGGGGGTTCCCATGACCAACTACGGCGTCCTGCTGGCCTTGAAGAGCGGGATATTGGACCGGGCGGTGGGCATGCTGCTTCATGCCTGA
- the hydG gene encoding [FeFe] hydrogenase H-cluster radical SAM maturase HydG, which translates to MGVMSARAAERADFIDHREVLGTVERGALLAQDRGFVEQALAKAGQAKGLEPLEAAALLQVKDPQMLERMFQMAREIKERIYGRRIVLFAPLYVSNYCVNQCAYCGYKCSNKGFERRRLTMEELEEEIRILEGLGHKRLALEAGEDPVNCPLDYILECIEKIYSLKFENGSIRRVNVNIAATTVEDYRRLKAAGIGTYVLFQETYHRPTYEALHPSGPKSSYDYHTTAMDRAMEAGIDDVGLGVLYGLYDHVYDTVAMLFHARHLEERFGVGPHTISVPRLRKAHGVDLSTFRPVEDEDFKKVVAVIRLSVPYTGMILSTREEADFRDQVIALGISQISAGSCTGVGGYAEHYVNRPADEKPQFEVGDHRSPMEIIKSLMRSGYIPSYCTACYREGRTGDRFMSLAKSGQIGNVCQPNGLLTLKEFLLDYGDDEARALGEGLIERELESIPNPKARQAARAMLDRIGSGERDLRF; encoded by the coding sequence ATGGGTGTGATGAGCGCCAGGGCGGCGGAGAGGGCGGATTTCATAGACCATCGGGAGGTCCTAGGCACGGTGGAGCGGGGGGCTCTATTGGCCCAGGACCGGGGGTTTGTGGAGCAGGCCCTTGCCAAGGCGGGGCAGGCGAAGGGGCTTGAGCCCCTTGAGGCGGCGGCCCTTTTGCAGGTCAAGGATCCGCAGATGCTTGAGCGGATGTTCCAGATGGCCCGGGAGATCAAGGAGCGCATATACGGCCGCCGGATAGTGCTTTTCGCCCCCCTTTACGTGAGCAACTACTGCGTTAACCAGTGCGCCTACTGTGGGTATAAGTGCTCCAACAAGGGCTTCGAGAGGCGCCGGCTCACCATGGAGGAGCTGGAGGAGGAGATAAGGATTCTGGAGGGCCTGGGGCACAAGAGGCTGGCCCTGGAGGCCGGGGAGGACCCGGTGAACTGCCCTCTGGACTACATATTGGAGTGCATAGAGAAGATATACTCCCTTAAGTTCGAGAACGGCAGCATAAGGCGGGTGAACGTAAACATCGCCGCCACAACCGTGGAGGACTACCGGCGGCTCAAGGCGGCTGGCATAGGCACCTACGTGCTGTTCCAGGAGACCTATCACCGCCCCACCTACGAGGCGTTGCATCCCTCAGGTCCCAAGAGCTCCTACGACTACCACACCACCGCCATGGACCGGGCCATGGAGGCGGGCATAGACGACGTGGGCCTTGGGGTCCTGTACGGCCTTTACGACCACGTGTACGACACCGTGGCCATGCTGTTCCATGCCCGGCACCTGGAGGAGCGTTTCGGGGTGGGGCCTCACACCATATCGGTGCCCAGGCTGCGGAAGGCCCACGGGGTTGATCTGTCGACCTTCAGACCCGTGGAGGACGAGGATTTCAAGAAGGTGGTGGCGGTGATAAGGCTTTCTGTCCCTTACACCGGGATGATCCTGTCCACCCGGGAGGAGGCGGACTTCAGGGATCAGGTGATAGCCCTTGGCATATCCCAGATAAGCGCCGGTTCCTGCACCGGGGTTGGGGGGTATGCGGAGCACTACGTCAACCGTCCGGCGGATGAGAAGCCCCAGTTCGAGGTGGGGGACCACCGTTCCCCCATGGAGATAATAAAGAGCCTCATGAGGAGCGGCTACATCCCGAGCTACTGCACCGCCTGCTACAGGGAGGGGCGCACTGGGGATCGGTTCATGAGCCTTGCCAAGTCGGGGCAGATCGGCAACGTGTGCCAGCCCAACGGGCTTTTGACCCTTAAGGAGTTCCTTTTGGACTACGGGGATGATGAGGCCCGGGCCCTTGGCGAGGGGTTGATAGAGCGGGAGCTTGAGTCCATCCCCAATCCCAAGGCCCGACAGGCCGCCAGGGCCATGCTGGACCGCATAGGATCCGGCGAGAGGGATCTTAGGTTCTAG
- the hydE gene encoding [FeFe] hydrogenase H-cluster radical SAM maturase HydE produces the protein MDGRLEVADPVRISPGELRELVDAMVEGYLPTLDQMEALLLLDRQGAEVLFEGADRLKRSLFGDEVHIRGIIEFSNHCSGRCLYCGLRGDNRGLERYRMDEDEIVSCALEAVDAGYMSLVLQSGEDGAYTREALGRVIERIKSVKDVAITLSIGERSYEDYRYLKEAGADRFLMKHETCDEGLYDRLHPHSSFRRRMECLGQLKELGYQVGSGFMVGLPGQSLRSIALDVLLLRKLDVDMAGIGPFISHPATPLGGAANGDPFLVLKTVALARLVCRRPHLPATTALGVLDRRGRDMAFFSGANVVMQKLEPHRYRRMYEIYPKPHGEELSIAEERRRLEALIEGLGLRVSRGRGDAVRG, from the coding sequence TTGGACGGCAGGTTGGAGGTGGCGGATCCCGTGAGGATCTCCCCGGGGGAGCTCCGGGAGCTTGTGGACGCCATGGTGGAGGGGTACCTTCCCACCCTGGATCAGATGGAGGCCCTTCTCTTGCTGGATCGGCAAGGGGCGGAGGTGCTCTTCGAGGGGGCGGACAGGCTCAAACGTTCCCTTTTCGGCGATGAGGTCCACATAAGGGGGATCATAGAGTTCTCAAACCACTGTTCCGGCCGGTGCCTTTACTGCGGCCTTCGGGGGGACAACCGGGGGCTTGAGAGGTACCGGATGGATGAGGACGAGATAGTGTCCTGCGCCCTGGAGGCCGTCGACGCGGGGTACATGAGCCTGGTGCTCCAGTCCGGGGAGGACGGGGCGTACACCCGGGAGGCCTTGGGAAGGGTGATAGAAAGGATAAAGTCCGTCAAGGACGTGGCCATAACCTTGAGCATCGGGGAGAGGTCCTATGAGGACTACCGGTATTTGAAGGAGGCCGGGGCGGACCGGTTCCTCATGAAGCACGAGACCTGCGATGAGGGCCTTTACGACCGGCTGCACCCCCATTCGTCCTTCCGGCGCCGCATGGAGTGCCTTGGGCAGCTCAAGGAGCTGGGCTATCAGGTGGGAAGCGGCTTCATGGTGGGGCTGCCGGGGCAGAGCCTGAGGTCCATAGCCTTGGACGTGCTCTTGTTGAGGAAGCTGGACGTGGACATGGCGGGCATAGGCCCCTTCATATCCCATCCCGCCACGCCCCTAGGCGGGGCCGCCAACGGGGATCCCTTCCTGGTGCTCAAGACCGTGGCACTGGCTAGGCTTGTGTGCCGCCGGCCCCATCTTCCCGCCACCACCGCCCTTGGGGTGTTGGACCGCCGGGGCAGGGACATGGCCTTCTTCTCCGGGGCCAACGTGGTGATGCAGAAGCTGGAGCCCCATAGGTACAGGAGGATGTACGAGATATACCCCAAGCCCCACGGGGAGGAGCTCAGCATAGCGGAGGAGCGAAGGCGCCTTGAGGCCTTAATAGAAGGGCTTGGGCTTAGGGTGTCCAGGGGTCGGGGAGACGCTGTAAGGGGCTGA
- a CDS encoding iron-only hydrogenase system regulator yields MGDSVERGPDARLGVVAIVVEDLDMSDRVNSVLHEHAPIIVGRMGIPYKDRGISVISVIVDGTVDRISAMTGKLGAIKGVSVKAAYAKASGASRTEVGG; encoded by the coding sequence ATGGGTGATTCGGTTGAGCGCGGGCCTGATGCGAGGCTTGGAGTGGTGGCCATAGTGGTGGAGGACCTTGACATGTCCGACCGGGTGAACTCCGTGCTCCACGAGCATGCTCCAATCATCGTGGGCAGGATGGGGATACCCTATAAGGACAGGGGCATATCGGTCATATCGGTGATAGTGGACGGCACCGTGGATCGGATAAGCGCCATGACCGGCAAGCTGGGGGCCATAAAGGGGGTCTCCGTTAAGGCCGCCTACGCCAAGGCGTCCGGCGCTTCTAGGACGGAAGTTGGGGGGTAG
- a CDS encoding AbgT family transporter produces the protein MSYSASRPRSGGGTLDKAILAIEKVGNKLPHPFWLFVILAFAVVLLSHWLANLGTSVTYMAASSKAGEMPKEVTVSVKNLLSYEALRPFFSDFVKNYISFPPLGLIIVMMLGIGLVEQTGFISALMRKTILGALPYMVTAVLALVGINANLASDAGIIFTPAIGGAVFKAIGRNPAVGVIAGFAAACGGFTANFFIAGTDALLAGITESAARGMNIVAPTHPLINWFFLMVATITVTIATTLVTEKIIVPLLGDVSSADSSDLEGHKLNDQEARGLRWSLWCGVAAVALLLLLTVPQGAFFRADDGSLLPKSPLLSSVVPILFFLFFALGISYGIGAGSIKSSSDIPKLMQKGLQGSLSFLVVALPAAMFIQLFNDSNLTTVLAVKGAGWLKALNLGGIPLLLLLILLCSVLNLFIVSGSAKWLILAPIFVPMFSMVGFSPALTQIAYRIGDSSTNIISPLSYYIPVVIGLLEQYRAESDQPIGIGTVISLELPYSIAFLICFSVQLIVWYFLRLPLGPGAGLFL, from the coding sequence GTGTCATACAGCGCTTCCAGGCCACGGTCTGGTGGAGGAACCCTTGACAAGGCTATCTTGGCCATAGAGAAGGTGGGTAATAAGCTTCCCCACCCCTTCTGGTTGTTCGTGATATTGGCTTTTGCTGTGGTGTTGCTTTCGCACTGGTTGGCCAACCTTGGAACCTCCGTTACCTACATGGCGGCATCTTCGAAGGCTGGGGAGATGCCCAAGGAGGTTACCGTGTCTGTTAAAAACCTGCTCTCTTACGAGGCACTTCGGCCCTTCTTCTCGGACTTCGTCAAGAACTACATATCCTTTCCCCCGCTGGGGTTGATAATCGTCATGATGTTGGGGATAGGGCTTGTTGAGCAGACGGGTTTCATATCGGCGCTCATGAGGAAAACCATTTTAGGTGCTCTGCCCTATATGGTCACCGCGGTGCTGGCTTTGGTGGGGATAAACGCCAACCTGGCATCCGATGCGGGCATAATATTCACTCCCGCCATAGGCGGGGCGGTGTTTAAGGCCATTGGCAGGAACCCCGCGGTGGGGGTGATAGCTGGTTTTGCCGCAGCTTGCGGAGGATTCACCGCTAATTTCTTCATCGCCGGTACGGACGCTTTGTTGGCGGGGATAACCGAATCTGCCGCCAGGGGGATGAACATCGTGGCCCCCACTCACCCGCTCATAAACTGGTTCTTCCTGATGGTGGCCACGATAACGGTAACCATAGCTACCACATTGGTTACAGAGAAGATAATAGTGCCTCTGCTGGGAGACGTTTCCTCCGCAGATTCCTCGGATCTGGAGGGGCATAAGCTTAACGATCAAGAGGCAAGAGGGCTTAGGTGGTCCCTTTGGTGTGGGGTAGCGGCGGTGGCATTGCTCTTGTTATTGACCGTGCCTCAGGGGGCTTTCTTCAGGGCCGATGACGGCTCGCTGCTTCCCAAATCGCCCCTGTTATCCAGCGTAGTTCCCATCTTGTTCTTCCTCTTTTTCGCTTTGGGTATCTCTTACGGTATTGGGGCTGGGAGCATAAAATCCTCATCCGACATCCCAAAGCTCATGCAAAAAGGGCTCCAGGGCAGCTTGAGCTTTCTGGTCGTGGCACTTCCAGCTGCGATGTTCATCCAGCTTTTCAATGATAGCAATTTGACCACGGTGCTCGCGGTTAAAGGTGCGGGTTGGCTCAAGGCTTTGAACCTTGGGGGAATTCCGCTGCTGCTTTTGTTAATACTTCTTTGTTCGGTGCTGAACCTTTTTATCGTTAGCGGATCCGCCAAATGGTTAATATTGGCCCCCATATTTGTGCCCATGTTTTCCATGGTAGGCTTCTCCCCGGCTCTCACTCAGATAGCCTATCGGATAGGAGACTCCAGCACCAACATAATATCTCCGCTTTCCTACTACATCCCGGTTGTGATAGGGCTTTTGGAGCAATACAGGGCGGAGTCGGATCAGCCCATAGGGATAGGTACCGTTATATCCCTGGAACTCCCATATTCAATAGCCTTTCTCATATGTTTCTCAGTACAGCTAATAGTTTGGTATTTCCTGAGACTCCCCCTTGGGCCTGGGGCGGGATTGTTCCTTTAA